The following are encoded together in the Deltaproteobacteria bacterium genome:
- the groL gene encoding chaperonin GroEL (60 kDa chaperone family; promotes refolding of misfolded polypeptides especially under stressful conditions; forms two stacked rings of heptamers to form a barrel-shaped 14mer; ends can be capped by GroES; misfolded proteins enter the barrel where they are refolded when GroES binds) produces the protein MAKVLKFSEEARGKIKVGVDALADAVKVTLGPRGRNVIIEKSFGSPLVTKDGVTVAKEVELPDKFENMGAQMVKEVASKTSDVAGDGTTTATVLAQKIYQEGSKLVAAGYNPMDLKRGIDKAVESVAAELKKMSKATKDPKEIAQVGTISANNDETIGNIISEAMSKVGKEGVITVEEAKGMETTLEIVEGMQFDRGYLSPYFVTDPERMEVILEDPYILIHEKKISNMKDLLPLLEQIARSGKPLLIVAEEVEGEALATLVVNKLRGTLNASAVKAPGFGDRRKAMLEDIAILTGGKAIAEEMGIKLEAVTLADLGRAKRVVIDKDNTTVIDGAGKKADIEGRVKQIRAQVEETTSDYDKEKLQERLAKLVGGVAVINVGAATETEMKEKKARVEDALHATRAAVEEGIVAGGGVAYIRAASALDGLKLEHDQQAGADIVRKALIEPAKQIAINAGQDGGVIVDKIRSGKGNYGYNAGTEVFEDLMKGGILDPTKVTRVALQNAASVAGLMITTECAIAEKPEEKKEMPPMPPGGGGMY, from the coding sequence ATGGCGAAAGTTCTGAAATTCAGCGAGGAGGCCCGCGGCAAGATCAAGGTGGGCGTCGACGCACTGGCCGACGCGGTCAAGGTGACCCTCGGCCCCCGGGGCCGCAACGTGATCATCGAGAAGTCCTTCGGCTCCCCCCTGGTCACCAAGGACGGCGTCACGGTGGCCAAGGAAGTGGAGCTCCCGGACAAGTTCGAGAACATGGGCGCGCAGATGGTGAAGGAGGTCGCCTCCAAGACGAGCGACGTGGCGGGGGACGGCACCACCACCGCCACCGTGCTGGCCCAGAAGATCTACCAGGAAGGCTCCAAGCTGGTCGCGGCCGGCTACAACCCGATGGATCTCAAGCGCGGGATCGACAAGGCGGTCGAGTCGGTCGCGGCGGAGCTGAAGAAGATGTCCAAGGCGACGAAGGACCCCAAGGAGATCGCCCAGGTCGGCACCATCTCGGCGAACAACGACGAGACGATCGGGAACATCATCTCCGAGGCGATGTCGAAGGTCGGCAAGGAAGGCGTCATCACGGTCGAGGAGGCCAAGGGGATGGAGACCACCCTCGAGATCGTCGAGGGGATGCAGTTCGACCGCGGCTACCTCTCCCCGTACTTCGTCACGGACCCCGAGCGGATGGAAGTCATCCTCGAGGACCCGTACATCCTCATCCACGAGAAGAAGATCTCCAACATGAAGGACCTGCTCCCGCTGCTGGAGCAGATCGCCCGCAGCGGCAAGCCGCTGCTGATCGTCGCCGAGGAGGTCGAGGGCGAGGCGCTGGCGACCCTCGTCGTGAACAAGCTCCGCGGCACGCTGAACGCCTCCGCCGTCAAGGCCCCCGGCTTCGGGGACCGGCGCAAGGCGATGCTCGAGGACATCGCGATCCTCACCGGCGGCAAGGCGATCGCCGAGGAGATGGGGATCAAGCTCGAGGCGGTGACCCTGGCCGACCTGGGCCGCGCCAAGCGCGTGGTCATCGACAAGGACAACACCACCGTCATCGACGGCGCCGGAAAGAAGGCCGATATCGAGGGCCGGGTGAAGCAGATCCGGGCGCAGGTCGAGGAGACCACGTCCGACTACGACAAGGAAAAGCTCCAGGAGCGGCTGGCCAAGCTGGTCGGCGGCGTGGCCGTGATCAACGTCGGCGCGGCCACCGAGACGGAGATGAAGGAGAAGAAGGCGCGCGTCGAGGACGCCCTCCACGCGACCCGCGCGGCGGTCGAGGAAGGGATCGTGGCCGGCGGCGGGGTGGCGTACATCCGCGCCGCTTCCGCCCTGGACGGCCTCAAGCTGGAGCACGACCAGCAGGCGGGCGCGGACATCGTCCGCAAGGCGCTCATCGAGCCCGCCAAGCAGATCGCGATCAACGCCGGCCAGGACGGCGGCGTCATCGTCGACAAGATCCGGAGCGGGAAGGGGAACTACGGCTACAACGCGGGCACCGAGGTGTTCGAGGACCTGATGAAGGGCGGAATCCTCGATCCGACCAAGGTGACCCGGGTGGCGCTGCAGAACGCCGCGTCCGTGGCGGGCCTCATGATCACCACGGAGTGCGCCATCGCCGAGAAGCCCGAGGAGAAGAAGGAGATGCCGCCGATGCCCCCGGGCGGCGGCGGAATGTACTAA
- a CDS encoding zinc ribbon domain-containing protein: MPIYEYKCRKCEAVAERIEGIHDGPMRKCPSCGGKVDRMISPGAFHLKGSGWYATDYGSKNHGNGNGKAKKPPGEASCPASTGSEPAPACAGCPKLD, translated from the coding sequence ATGCCCATCTACGAATACAAATGCCGGAAGTGCGAGGCGGTCGCGGAGCGGATCGAGGGGATCCACGACGGCCCGATGCGGAAGTGCCCGTCGTGCGGGGGGAAGGTCGACCGGATGATCTCCCCCGGGGCGTTCCACCTGAAGGGAAGCGGCTGGTACGCGACCGATTACGGCAGCAAGAACCACGGCAACGGGAACGGAAAAGCGAAGAAGCCCCCCGGGGAGGCGTCCTGCCCCGCGTCGACCGGTTCGGAGCCGGCCCCCGCGTGCGCGGGGTGTCCGAAGCTCGACTGA
- the folD gene encoding bifunctional methylenetetrahydrofolate dehydrogenase/methenyltetrahydrofolate cyclohydrolase FolD has protein sequence MPARLIDGKAIAAIVRSEVKGKVAEFTARTGVRPGLTVVLVGEDPASQVYVRNKGKASAEAGFDSRQIDLPASTPEKELLDLVARLNADDAVHGILVQLPLPSHIDEKKVIEAVSPEKDVDGFHPINAGRLFTGGTSFLPCTPYGILRMLDHEKVELKGLHAVVVGRSNIVGKPAAMLLLSRHATVTICHSRTRDLPSVVRTGDVVVAAVGRAEMIRGSWIKPGAVVIDVGMNRNAAGKLCGDVAFDEAREAAGAITPVPGGVGPMTIAMLLQNTYEAALRRTPERRA, from the coding sequence GTGCCCGCGAGGCTGATCGACGGGAAGGCGATCGCCGCGATCGTCCGCTCCGAGGTGAAGGGGAAGGTCGCGGAGTTCACCGCGCGCACCGGCGTGCGTCCCGGCCTGACCGTCGTCCTCGTCGGGGAGGACCCGGCGTCCCAGGTCTACGTCCGCAACAAGGGGAAGGCGTCGGCGGAGGCGGGGTTCGACTCCCGCCAGATCGACCTGCCCGCGTCCACCCCGGAAAAGGAGCTCCTCGACCTCGTCGCGCGCCTGAACGCCGACGACGCGGTCCACGGGATCCTCGTCCAGCTCCCGCTGCCATCGCACATCGACGAGAAGAAGGTCATCGAGGCGGTCTCGCCGGAGAAGGACGTGGACGGGTTCCACCCGATCAACGCCGGCCGTCTCTTCACCGGGGGGACCTCCTTTCTCCCGTGCACGCCGTACGGGATCCTCCGGATGCTCGACCACGAGAAGGTGGAGCTTAAAGGGCTGCACGCCGTGGTGGTCGGCCGCAGCAACATCGTCGGCAAGCCCGCCGCGATGCTCCTCCTCTCGCGCCACGCCACCGTGACGATCTGCCACTCCCGCACGCGGGACCTCCCGTCGGTCGTCCGCACGGGGGACGTCGTGGTGGCCGCGGTGGGCAGGGCGGAGATGATCCGGGGCTCCTGGATCAAGCCGGGGGCGGTCGTCATCGACGTCGGGATGAACCGGAACGCCGCGGGGAAGCTGTGCGGCGACGTGGCGTTCGACGAGGCGAGGGAGGCGGCCGGCGCGATCACCCCGGTGCCCGGCGGCGTCGGACCGATGACCATCGCGATGCTCCTCCAGAACACCTACGAGGCGGCCCTCCGCCGGACCCCCGAAAGGCGGGCGTGA
- a CDS encoding glycine cleavage system protein H — MNPPEDRRYSRSHVWAARGAQGDVRSGLTHLPGLFLGDLVSAELPPPSTEVAAGEPIGLVESSSTVFELLSPVTGTVVETNPDIETAPQKVTKDPYGSGWLLTIRPSDPRELDDLLSAGDYRRFTGED, encoded by the coding sequence GTGAACCCGCCCGAGGACCGCAGGTACTCCCGGTCCCACGTCTGGGCGGCGCGCGGCGCGCAGGGCGACGTCCGGTCGGGGCTGACCCATCTCCCCGGCCTGTTCCTCGGCGACTTGGTGTCCGCCGAGCTTCCGCCGCCTTCGACGGAAGTGGCCGCGGGGGAGCCGATCGGCCTGGTGGAGTCGTCCTCGACCGTCTTCGAGCTCCTGTCCCCCGTCACGGGAACCGTGGTCGAAACCAATCCCGACATCGAGACCGCGCCGCAGAAGGTGACGAAGGACCCGTACGGATCCGGGTGGCTCCTGACGATCCGGCCCTCCGATCCACGGGAGCTCGACGACCTCCTCTCCGCGGGCGACTACCGGCGGTTCACCGGGGAGGACTAA